One window from the genome of Candidatus Binataceae bacterium encodes:
- a CDS encoding glycosyl hydrolase family 28-related protein — MAARCQAGSPLIEITGRADFFPGQGVSLPQCGPAPSVPSPAAPTLRSLCRTLPCPHLAHWSYEIVAIDANHGLSRASPAAPSVLNANALSVEDHNLITWTPVPHAVAYAIYRSRDTGPFRLLTYSQISAFDDFGQPAVAAAGSIPPEAPARPILGNLVAIIASRTATQVRLNHPAIASCPHTWLVHDDAPILQRALDSLPTRTADNPGGGTLWLPPGSYTWASPVTITGASGVVLRGAGRWATQINPSVELAGMAAFRFIDSRDSGVEQMWINGAQVNGATPGTAVEFNENSRLGPSSTHNLARDLIIGNPSTGGSVVNGIVFSAINDANNENSDIENVVIEDFAGCGILIGHSNSEGHRFRHLDIGYGPCGIQAWSGGFTDEQGFYALNRYPQAVVYDFQPGTMYHSVQSIGMFAETGAQLLRASPQLRNLIVNIVAMDFTGGLPGEDLIDLASSDSALTITASWLQTGQPRTAIHSSGTGNTVRLMNNGGLGLSTIDAGNGAVASIGNNWYQVPRFVTGPDRLVQLGDWISPTQTLAGSLRPSLGAQH, encoded by the coding sequence GTGGCGGCACGCTGCCAGGCCGGCTCGCCCTTGATTGAGATAACTGGCCGCGCCGACTTCTTTCCAGGCCAGGGCGTAAGCCTGCCTCAATGTGGGCCGGCGCCGTCCGTTCCCTCACCGGCCGCACCCACCCTGCGTTCGCTGTGTCGGACACTGCCTTGCCCGCACCTTGCGCACTGGAGCTACGAGATTGTCGCAATCGACGCTAATCATGGGCTGTCACGCGCCAGCCCAGCGGCGCCATCGGTGCTCAATGCCAATGCTCTCAGCGTGGAGGATCACAACCTAATTACCTGGACCCCAGTTCCGCACGCGGTCGCCTATGCCATATACCGCAGTCGCGACACCGGGCCGTTTCGACTCCTGACCTACAGCCAGATCTCCGCCTTCGATGATTTTGGCCAGCCCGCGGTCGCCGCGGCTGGCTCAATACCGCCTGAAGCGCCCGCCAGGCCGATTCTCGGCAACCTGGTAGCGATCATAGCTTCGCGAACCGCCACCCAGGTGCGGCTCAATCACCCCGCCATTGCTTCATGCCCCCATACCTGGTTGGTCCACGACGACGCTCCGATCCTTCAGCGCGCCCTCGACAGCCTTCCTACCCGCACGGCCGACAATCCCGGCGGCGGGACGTTGTGGCTACCCCCAGGTAGTTACACCTGGGCCTCTCCCGTAACCATTACTGGAGCAAGCGGCGTGGTGTTGAGAGGCGCCGGACGGTGGGCCACGCAAATCAATCCAAGTGTGGAGCTGGCCGGGATGGCCGCCTTTCGTTTTATTGACTCTCGCGACAGCGGAGTGGAGCAAATGTGGATTAATGGCGCCCAAGTTAACGGCGCCACCCCCGGAACGGCGGTGGAATTCAATGAAAACTCCCGCCTAGGCCCCTCATCCACTCACAACCTGGCCCGCGATCTGATAATCGGCAACCCCAGTACTGGTGGCAGCGTGGTCAACGGTATCGTCTTTTCCGCCATCAATGACGCGAATAATGAAAACAGCGACATCGAAAACGTCGTCATCGAGGATTTCGCCGGCTGTGGCATCCTGATCGGCCATTCCAACTCCGAGGGCCATCGCTTTCGCCATCTGGATATCGGTTACGGCCCATGCGGTATCCAGGCGTGGTCCGGAGGATTCACCGACGAGCAGGGCTTCTATGCTTTAAATCGCTACCCGCAAGCGGTGGTTTATGACTTCCAGCCGGGCACCATGTATCACTCCGTCCAATCCATCGGGATGTTCGCCGAAACCGGGGCCCAATTGCTGCGTGCCAGTCCCCAACTGCGCAACCTCATCGTCAACATCGTCGCGATGGATTTTACCGGCGGGCTTCCCGGCGAGGACCTGATCGACCTCGCCTCCTCCGACTCCGCCCTGACCATCACCGCAAGCTGGCTGCAAACCGGCCAACCTCGCACCGCTATCCACAGCAGCGGCACCGGCAACACCGTCCGGCTGATGAACAACGGTGGATTGGGGCTGAGCACGATCGACGCCGGCAACGGCGCCGTCGCCAGTATCGGGAATAACTGGTACCAGGTCCCCCGTTTTGTCACTGGACCCGATAGACTGGTCCAACTGGGCGACTGGATCAGTCCTACCCAAACTCTCGCCGGCAGCCTGCGGCCATCTCTGGGCGCTCAACATTGA
- a CDS encoding alpha/beta hydrolase translates to MANQYSFDVQEVEYLSHNGKPLMAKLYRPRGQGPFPAIIDVHGGAWCNLDRHSDTYLGETLAKAGIVVASVDFRMPPWASYPGSLADINFAIRWLKSHAEEFGTRAQRVGIFGVSSGGHQAMLLGMLPSEPRYSAIPTPAGAPAVDATVCCVALFCPVISPLGRYRYAKKIKEGGKPYPDYIDNVLPAHHKYWITEEAMADGDPVLVLERGESIATPPVLYLQSGIDLVHPEADRHRFVEGYRKAGGQLTLEVFEGQGDRFLRDYPKTDASVRAMNLLIEFLQRY, encoded by the coding sequence GCCGCGCGGTCAAGGGCCGTTTCCCGCCATTATCGATGTTCACGGCGGAGCCTGGTGCAATCTGGATCGTCACAGCGACACCTATCTGGGCGAGACTTTGGCCAAGGCCGGTATCGTGGTCGCCTCGGTGGACTTTAGGATGCCGCCGTGGGCGTCCTACCCGGGTTCGCTGGCAGACATCAATTTTGCGATTCGATGGCTGAAGAGTCACGCCGAGGAGTTCGGTACACGCGCGCAGCGGGTAGGGATTTTTGGGGTATCCAGCGGCGGCCATCAAGCGATGTTGCTGGGGATGCTACCCAGCGAGCCGCGCTACAGCGCCATTCCCACTCCCGCAGGTGCGCCGGCGGTTGATGCCACGGTCTGCTGCGTAGCACTATTTTGCCCGGTAATCAGTCCGTTGGGCCGCTACCGTTATGCCAAGAAGATCAAGGAGGGTGGCAAGCCCTATCCCGATTACATCGATAACGTCTTGCCCGCCCATCACAAATACTGGATTACCGAGGAGGCGATGGCAGACGGCGACCCAGTGCTGGTGTTGGAGCGCGGCGAATCAATCGCCACGCCGCCGGTACTCTACTTGCAGTCGGGCATCGACCTAGTTCATCCCGAGGCCGACCGCCATCGCTTTGTGGAAGGGTATCGCAAGGCCGGCGGCCAGCTTACGCTGGAGGTGTTCGAAGGACAGGGGGATCGCTTCCTGCGCGATTATCCCAAGACCGACGCCTCGGTGCGAGCGATGAATTTGTTGATTGAATTCCTCCAGCGCTACTGA